A window of Acropora muricata isolate sample 2 chromosome 6, ASM3666990v1, whole genome shotgun sequence genomic DNA:
GAATTAAGTTTCAGCTGTATTTCGTTTTGTGTGTACGTGCTGTGTGAATTGTTGTGAGCGGAATGAGGGATACAACTGTAATGAAGTTCAAAATTCTGTATGGCTACCAAGGAAAGAAATGAATACCTACCCACGTTTAAAGGATTCTGTCTGGATTTGAGTCAAGTGAAATCTTCACCATTATATGTAAGTGCTGTCTTCATCTTTTAATATTCATTATTAACTTCGTGACAATGATAAGATAAAGAATAAATTTAAGACACACGAACCAACTTTTTAAAGAGACATGTTTCGGCATTGCTTATGCCATCATCAGTCTAATTTCGTCTACAAACCTCTATCTCTTATATACGTTACAACTGGAGAACGTTGAAATTGCTTATAATTACAAGCTGGCCAAGTTTTAGCCTCCATTTTTGGTTCATTGTATTTCAAACCAACATACTACAcaagattccttttcttttgttaatgaTTTCATAAATGTTCAGTCTCAGGGTAAgtttattatttcatttgatgttGAAAGCCCCTTCACAAATATACCACTCAATGAAACTAAATATACAGGTATAGGTCGCCAACTTAGTTTTGAAAGTAATATTATTGGCAAAAACTCGAAATGGGTGGGTCCCATTTCAGTGTTTCAGTAGTGTCACCAATAATGCAGGAAACACTTTCAAGCAACGCTAAATTTGCTATAACCATTTGGTGGATTTGGCTTGGCAAAAATACCGTGTTTATCTGGTGGGACCAGCATTTGGCAAATTATTCCTAATATTAAGGGAAAGATTCCTCCGGCGTTTCTTGTTGTTAAAAATTTTCCTAACTCTCATGCCATTTTCCTTGTTGTCGGAGAGTTTTGGGCAACGACCACTTGGCTGTGCAGTTGAAGATTTAATGCCAGATTTTCTTCGGGAAATGGCTGTTGGCTGTACTTTAATTCTTGCACGGTTGTGTAAGATAGGCAGATAATTCCTATCCCGATCCTTGCCAAAGTGTGCATAAGCACTGGCAAGTGCAGCAACAGGTGCCTGCCCTCTACATTTTGCAATTACTTTCCTGTACAACGAAAGGTACTTGAAATAGCACTGGCGGAAATTGTTGTCACTTGTGCGAATCCTGTATTCAATATCTTGAGAGACCTGTTTATGTAGTTGTATTATTTGTTCCATTGAAATATCTTCATCTGGCAAATGTTCAGTGTCATTTGTGACTGAGTTGATATTATCTACATGTTTGTGCATTTCAGGGTTGCCTGCTGAGTCAGTCGTGGTGGGTAGAGTTTCCATTTCATCTTCCATTTCCTTATCCACATAGAAATGTGGATTGCTTTCAATCTCCTTTTGGTGAAGGCTAACAAACTGTGCAACATTGagatttttgttgtttcccACGGCAAGAGTGGCAAGGTTGAATCTGTCCTTGGCAGTTTGTGGAATGAAGTTGAGATTGTTAGTTCCAAACTTCAGTGCCACAGCTGCCTGATGGGGACATGCATTGCCGTTCATACCCTGGGGACAGGTACAAATCCCTAGATTGCAGTCAACCATGTAGGTGtggtcactttcttcttctctgCTTGGCACATGGAATTTGTGCGGATTTTTCTCATCCACGGTGATGCTTTTGAGGCAGACAGAACTTGCACTTCTTCCAAAGCAACGAGCTGCCAGGTGTAGATTTTGTGGCTTTCCAAATGCCAAGGAGAGAAGTTTTCGTTGGAAATACATTTCTAAATCTTCTGTTATAAATTTAAATAGTTCAATCAGGTTGTATGCTCTCATCCTTCTGAGTACAACACATTTGAATACAAAAATCATAGATTCAGTATAGTTGTCTGTATTGTTCCCTCGTGTTCTGAGATCTGTTCTGTGAGACAGTGCCCATTCCTTTTTTCTGGCAATTGCTTTTTGTAAATATTCTTTATAAGCTGGGTATTTTTGTAATATGGTGTTAGATGGAAGGAGCTGCACAATTTCATCGAATTCCTTGGTTCCTCTAGCAAACACAAGGTCTTGAATTATGGACATTAGATGCTGTCTATCATCTTTCACCACATAATGCTTTGAGTCCAGCAGCCATCGCCATGTTGCTTGCAGGAAATGGAAAATGCACAGCAGGAGTGTTGCTTGCTTCCAGTGCGTTTGAAGGGCTTGTCTCTGGGCAGTATCGTCATCTGTCATGAAAATATCTGGTCCATTTTGTGGACCTTTGCCACCAAATGCATCCTTTGGTAGGACTGACTTCACTTTTGTAAGGCAGTGTTCTAGAGATGATTGTGACTGGCTGGAAGTAACCCAGATTGCTAGAGGTAATGCACCACTTGGATGGTGGGTACACATGAAGAAAACGGGATTGTTGTGGCGATCAAGGCTCCCTGATGAGTCCATGAAGGCCATTTCCGAGGCTTGCCTTGTTGTGTGTACACGAGACATGAGAGGGGTGCATATTGATAGAGTTAGGTGCTGCTCATTACTACCATCCTTTCTATACCTCTCAAGGAAACACTTGCCTCCCATGTGTGCATTGGTGGTGTTGTATGCCTCAACTGTTTCTTCCAGACGATCAAACATCTCAGGTCCGTTTGATGGACCTTTTCTTTCAACTAGCCACTTTTCGTAGATATTATTTACATCACGTAAGGATGGGCAGATCTTTCGATCTGCCAGAAGCATGACTGTTACAGGATCTCTCATCAGTTGAGTTTCATGGTGATGAAAAGCTTCTGATGCAGTCATACCCTGTTCAAAATAGCTAACAAATTTATCTCTAGTTGCTGGAAGAATTGGGCAGAATGATGTCAAATGGAAACAGTCCACACTATGATTGTGGTTCCACCAAAGCTCAATTTCACATAAATTGGCCAGCTTTTTGTTGGTGTAAATCCGTATAGCCATCTTGCTGTCACAGTCTGTTTTCTTCTGTCTTGTTTTGGACAACAAGTGGAGGCTGGGCGATTGATCTTTGCCAGTGTTTTCCTTATGTGTGCTATGcctcttttctcttcttttctttgcagCCTCTTTTTCAGCTTCTTGCTTTTTGGTTAATTTCTTCCGTTTACACTGACAAATGTACCAGCGTGCATAAACAACTTTGACTCCCTTTCTTTTGTACCCAGCTTGTGCATTATATTTCATGTTTGATGACACTGAAAAGTGCTGCAGCCAGTGATCAACATCATCCTTTGAAGTGACATTGCCAACTGAAACTTTGATATAAAAGCTATTTTGTGGTGCACCTGTAAAGCTATCTGTTGGGAGTTCTTTAAATTCATGGCATTGGTATGCATAGCCAGAAGGTAATATTTTTTCAGCTACATCTGGAATTGCACCTTGAGATACTGATTCAGATTCCGCTGAGTTTGCGGCATATTTGGCATATGTGTGGTCCCTTGTGCCAGAGGAAGGTGTTTGTGAAGATTCCTGTGGGGACGTTTCCTTTTTCTCTCGCTTTTTAGGTGATTCAAAGTCAGAATCTGTGTCTGATGGAGATAACTgacttttgttctttttttcagattttttttcagACTGGGCCATGACAGAAACACCAGAAGTGGATGAATGAGAGCATGGTGGACCAGGTTTAGTGGACAGCATGGAAAGGGAGCCATCAGAAACATCCAAAATCAGGGAGTACCTGAAGTCAACCATTTGCTCTTGTGTAAAGTCTAATGGCCGACCCTCTGCAATGTGTTGTGCCCATTTGACAACAAAGACACCACAATCAACTGAACTACTTTGCTGTGAAATTTCGGTGGATGGTATGATATAATACTCCCACTCTTCCCAGTCTTCAACTCTGTTGTGGTATGCGAACATACAGtcaagaaaatgttgaaaacgCTTGAATGCTATTGGAGCACCGACACCATTAAACAGCGAGTCTAAGTAGACCATTCTCTTTGCCTTTAATTCAATTGCGACCAGGCACCAATGGTCTCCATGGAGTACAGGACACAGGATTATGTCTGCTGTCAGAATGTTCCCATACAATGAGCCATAGTTGCATTTCAAAAACATTTCCATTGAGAATTGTGACATCTTGTTGTAAACATCGGAGTTGACAGTAAACACTAGCTTCCTTGAAGCTTGGGATTGTTTCTCTATCATTAAAAAGAGATAATCtatgacaaaatttgaaagctTTCCATCAGTTGCCTTATGTTTCACTGGAAGTAGTTTCTCTACGTCATTTGGCTCCCATCCTTTTGTTCTTGGATGTTTTTCAATGCTGACACCTGCCATGGCAACCACCTCGGCTTTATGGATGGAATCGTCATCTAGCTGGGAATATTGCCAAGGGGTACTTCCAACAGCTGTCTTCAGAATGCCTGGATCCTTTGCACCACTATGGAATGCATAGTAGCCAGGTGGAATTGAAGACTTGATAGGAAGTGGCCTGCCCAGATTCACCTCCTCATTCTGTCTGCTTGTCTGTTGGTGCTGAGAATTTTCCTTTGCAGCAGACATGTCAGTAACATATCTCACTTCAACCACCTCCTGTGGTTCATCTTTGTCATAAAAGAGGAGATATGCTTCCTGGCTTGTTGCTTCAAGGGCAGAAGATGGCCTGATTTTGGTATCACTTGAATAATACCACATCCCGTCTCTTTTGAAGTAACAGACATAGTGGCCAGATGCAATCTTTGTCCCCTCATGGACTACAACAGCCTTCAGTTGATAAGGGACATCTGTTACAGTAGTTCCCTCGTTTGGGGTGCTGTGGTGGTCTGGAAATAACAATTTCTCTTTGTAGTATACCATGTCATCCATCTTTTTGCCATCATTTCGAAACCTTAGAATTTGAATGCAGAAAGATGATGGTGCTTGGCAGGTCAGAAGCCGCTTCCATGCATCTGTGGTTTTGGAGCAACtacaaagaaaacgaaataaataaattatcacTAGGGGCTGTTTTGAAGGGCAAATTTGGATTCTGATAATAATCCAGTGCGTAGTTTCAGAAAACATCCATGCCGACCCCCTCCCTCTCATTGCATGTGTTTTGTTTGCACGCCATATCCCCAACATTGGAAATTGTTGTccttaaaacaaaaaatcattAAGTTTAAGACACTCCACCCCTGCCTTGGAAATCTACCATTTAACCTTCCATAGGGTTATTGATATTTTCTGAAACATGATCAGTAATATGAATTAATGTTACCTGCTGCAGAAAAAAGGTGACTCAAGTTCCACAGGTGTGGAGTAATCCTTTAAAAAGCTCTGAATAGTACAACCCTACAGAATACAAATAACATTGACTGAATGTTTgttttattgattgattgactgacttACTGTCTGATTGATTGTTTGCTTGATGGGTGGATGGATTGACTGACAGATTGATTAAAACATGCGATGATCATAGTACACACACTGGCAGAAAAGCAACTATAAAGCTGTAATATTAACTGTGTGATTGAAGATTCAGATTAGCATAAATAACATTTATACAGTTGTATACACCTAAATAAAAAAGAGTTGTGCTTTGGCACCGATGAGCAATCTTGGGATCCTCCATTTCATTGGACATGGACTTTaccatttttttaaacaattggTTACCCATTGATTATTCACTGGTGTCATTTATTAGTTATGTCTGGATTTATTGATTAGGTTTTCATTTTGATTGTAAGATGCGGTAATGTTTCCAACAAACCTTACTGAGGTGCAGTGGTAGCATTGTTTCCATAGTGGTATTAGAGGTGACACTGTCACATGAGGAGCACATTATCTCACTTCTTAGCTCAAAGAAAAACGATCTCAGGAAAGAAAGGTCACAGCTTGCTGGAATCAACTGCTGATTCTGGAATTGGTTTGCAGTGTGTCCAAGGACTCTACAAAATTCTTGAACAAATTCTGCTGCACACTGCTGCTGGCCTTTCTGGAAGTGGCAGCTGATTTGTGGCAAACAGGATACCAGTGTTGCTGGGCGAACCACTCCTGGAGCAGTCTCATATAGTTTCAGAAAATTCAGGGTGCTGCACACCAGGCACGTTTCACCTAAAATAATTTGGGATTATACAGTGGTATTCTATATTTGAACCATTTGAGGGGGCGTATCCAGCATTTGCCCTAAGAGGGGGTGCACAACCACTTTTTTAAGAGTGGTGCACTACCACTTTTTTGCAGAATACTAGTTATAATTATTAGAAAGCCACAGGTCATCTTGGAGGAGAGGGGGGTGCACCCTTCCCCTATATCTGGACCTGAGATTGATAAAAAATTACACTGTTTCTCCTCacacaaacaataaaaacattGATATTAACAATGATGTGGAGCCTTAATGCTATAAAATGTTTGAGTTTTTATCACATTCCCTGAAATTGAACGAACGCAGGGGCCATGGATACAGcatgtttgtgtgtgtgtgagagtgggggggtgggggggatGGTTCCATAAGTTTCTTcttgattacaataataatttgatatatttaaatacaaaacataaataataaatttgtgACTAGAAGTATAAAAAgtcattgtttttcattgaaacACAGCAGGAACCGCTGGCAAAATTAAAAGCTCTTCAAAAGATCCTTGTTTTCCTTAAGCCCAATCTTAAACGATCTTAAGTTTGCACATTCCTTGACATGGTGCCGAAGAAGATTCCATGCCAAGGCAGCCCTGTGTTTAAAAGAAGACCTGCCAATTTCAGATCTTAGTCTTGGCACTTATAAATTTAGAGAATTCCTTAGAAATTAAAGGGTTCAGATCATCCGTATTGTGTGTCTCAACCCCGCTTCATTCCAACCCTTCACCTTTCCCCCTCCCCCTAGGCCTCATGGTGCTTCATATAGCTGATTTCAAATTGAACACATTTGAACTTCCACGAATTTGCATTGTTGTGAGCACTTTACCTATTCAGataattattgtattaaaataataatattttaagacCTTTTGTTCTCGAGGAAGTACACTTTTTGCGATTGTGCTGCAATCCAGCCAATCCTTCAGAAAAATCCTTCACTGAAAGCAAGGCTTGCCAGACGCTGTTCAAATAGCAAGTGTTTCCCAGATTAATAATGCCTTTTGGATCCATTTGAAAGGCGATCTTGTAACAGAGGAAGAAATATTGATCGTAAAGGAGGTATTAAAGGTGATGAAACAGCGAGGGTAGGATTCGACACAACGCAAAACTAGGCTGAAAATACGAAAGGATGCAGTGCGAACACGAAGTCTGCCACGAACAAGAGAAAATATTCCCGCCAAATTACCAAAAAAGTGTCTTTTTAATAAGTTTCAAATCGACCCCATCCCAGAGCGGGATGGTCCCTAATCACGAAAACTTGCCCTTACTCTCCTCCCCAACATGACCCTTACATATAATGGTGAAGATTTCACTTGACTCAAATCCAGACAGAATCCTTTAAACGTGGGTAGGTATTCATTTCTTTCCTTGGTAGCCATACAGAATTTTGAACTTGAGTACAGTTTTATACCTCATTCCGCTCACAACAATTCACACAACACGTACACACAAAACGAAATACAGCTGAAACTTAATTCTTTCTTACAACGGGGTCATGGCCTTACTAGAAGGCTTGGTTACCTATTACGCTTGGTTTCTAAGctggaaagcactagataacatcgacctaaacctggtgagccatcgatatgtcagcggagtcttgaaagatgatcacttcgtttccgctcactcgctcgctcctcgcttctgatccatcgccacgaggattgtttcagccataaaacggtcaatatatagacctttccagtttatattactaaaaagctgttcaatacgtaatggattttagcagtattttattacggaatacacggcttacggctgttctgagaaacctttttgcgtttctggtctcggtcgatgttatctattgtcaacacgcaaggaaatcttatctaacatcgactgaaaccaggtgtcagctctgagaccaaagaggagagggcacgggaagaatccacacgagaaggcagtcttcaactggtaagtatattcacagctttaaccctacaattactttcaatttagagtgtttttagcgttatttttatatttgtagctttctaggaaagaaagtttgaatcgagttgacatgagctgaatttctgttgtgttaagttgccttgtcaagctaccgtgattgattttttttttgaaagatgtacccaaatgcaaaattaccgtgtacccaacaaggtgaaatctattaagttgacttgggtgaaaatctgtaaagtggcaactcatttgttggtccaaggggggtattaggggttggtgcagtaaggggttaaaggagtgacccatgggtggagcataaaaataaaataaattaatggttggattaaatgtaatattaaccatgaaatggtggcaaaaatgatatttttgaataaaaattacaagaagaaaaaaggaagcaaattaagttgtgtggcattttattaaaatataagcatttttgaagtaactgtttattcatatgtctttgcaaacaaggcatcccagtctgaaaccaaaatagaaaataaatattgtcagtgtaaaattaatattttgaaaatttggtatttaggaagctgtccacaatgttcactcaatgttctcatgaacatgaatgtacctgttgaaaattgggatgcctttccctgctaaaatgctctgcaaactgaatgcacattgcttttattgctataatagcaatgaagcttacaattcttttaaaacaattcatccacaatttatgaaaatttatagtggattttccatgatgtaatgatcaaatgcactgtacatatgtagatcaacatatatgatcatgatatatgatcatgatatgataatgaaagaccaagccacaccaccaggcccatgtttatggaaaatgaaagaattaataaagaaaaaatattactgttacattggaaagtttgcttttaaatacttgttttacctgggcacagtgtgtataattaacaataattattattccacaagcgcatgttggatatgagatgatagatagccaacaaggcgcgtagcaccaagttggctctaatcatctcatgtccaacaagcaagagtggaataatattgttttattaaaacacccccaagatattggacaaatcttctcgactttattttgtgtgaagaaaccggatattacaatgtacagatagtttttaaatgtgtaacttgtctcaacttccgttgttttgctttgactataaactgagatgcttttaagcaatatttaaaaatgttcaaaaaaagttttcaagtttttaccttgaaatattttcaagcaatactttgtggctttctggctccctgatgttgcattttctaatgacttccttttcattcaactccagtgcgaAGCTATTTTCGTTGGCtgacattgtttcttgagggagaattttttagctcctttttaaagttAAGCTGACATGTACGCTTACCAtgtttggagattatggtatattggcttatataccataatggctaagccaataaaagatcttgaatttcattatccaatgaaccagttgttactaatattagatagataataatctataattttcttcttaccatgcaggcaaacatctaccctggtcccagaggtttttcttgattttttcctgcgtgagagagccgtgaagtggcgggaaagaaaatctttctttctcgccgctttgcgACTTGCATTCGCCGCTTTGCAGCTCTCTCACACAGAggaaaaatcaagggcggggaaaaaaccagagcataatacgattcttaattactggtattgactagactaTATTTTGTTATaaagagctaagcgtaccccaagtgcccaatgacaaggtagaagaactggtatgaaaaccaagtcataatccagtatattgatctgaaaaagaagacaaatgtttgaaaatattaattttacactgacaatatttattttctattttggtttcagactgggatgccttgtttgcaaagacatgtgaataaacagttacttcaaaaatgcttctattttaataaaatgccacacaacttaatttgcttccttttttcttcttgtaatttttattcaaaaatatcatttttgccaccatttcatggttaatattacatttaatccaaccattaatttattttatttttatgctccacccataggtcactcctttaaccccttactgcaccaacccctaataccccccttggaccaacaaatgagttgccactttacagattttcacccaagtcaacttaatagatttcaccttgttgggtacacggtaattttgtatttgggtacatctttcaaaaaaaaaatcaattacggtagcttgacaaggCAACTTAACAcgacagaaattcagctcatgtcaactcgattcaaactttctttcctagaaagctacaaatataaaaataacgctaaaaacactctaaattgaaagtaattgtagggttaaagctgtgaatatacttaccagttgaagactgccttctcgtgtggattcttcccgtgccctctcctctttggtctcagagctgacacctggtttcagtcgatgttagataagatttcctagcgtgttgacaatagataacatcgaccgagaccagaaacgcaaaaaggtttctcagaacagccgtaagccgtgtattccgtaataaaatactgctaaaatccattacgtattgaacagctttttagtaatataaactgtaAAGGTCtatgaccgttttatggctgaaacaatcctcgcggcgatggatcagaagcgaggagcgagcgagcgagcggaaacgaagtgatcatctttcacgactccgctgacatatcgatggctcaccaggtttaggtcgatgttatctagtgctttccttcTAAGCTACCCAAGAAAGTGatcccaaaaaaaatttttgccctccggattgggcagaaaaatcctttgtattATTCTGCCCAATCGGGGAACAGCAGCTTCTGAGGTACTGTGGTGTGTTCTTACACGACG
This region includes:
- the LOC136920016 gene encoding uncharacterized protein, producing the protein MKYNAQAGYKRKGVKVVYARWYICQCKRKKLTKKQEAEKEAAKKRREKRHSTHKENTGKDQSPSLHLLSKTRQKKTDCDSKMAIRIYTNKKLANLCEIELWWNHNHSVDCFHLTSFCPILPATRDKFVSYFEQGMTASEAFHHHETQLMRDPVTVMLLADRKICPSLRDVNNIYEKWLVERKGPSNGPEMFDRLEETVEAYNTTNAHMGGKCFLERYRKDGSNEQHLTLSICTPLMSRVHTTRQASEMAFMDSSGSLDRHNNPVFFMCTHHPSGALPLAIWVTSSQSQSSLEHCLTKVKSVLPKDAFGGKGPQNGPDIFMTDDDTAQRQALQTHWKQATLLLCIFHFLQATWRWLLDSKHYVVKDDRQHLMSIIQDLVFARGTKEFDEIVQLLPSNTILQKYPAYKEYLQKAIARKKEWALSHRTDLRTRGNNTDNYTESMIFVFKCVVLRRMRAYNLIELFKFITEDLEMYFQRKLLSLAFGKPQNLHLAARCFGRSASSVCLKSITVDEKNPHKFHVPSREEESDHTYMVDCNLGICTCPQGMNGNACPHQAAVALKFGTNNLNFIPQTAKDRFNLATLAVGNNKNLNVAQFVSLHQKEIESNPHFYVDKEMEDEMETLPTTTDSAGNPEMHKHVDNINSVTNDTEHLPDEDISMEQIIQLHKQVSQDIEYRIRTSDNNFRQCYFKYLSLYRKVIAKCRGQAPVAALASAYAHFGKDRDRNYLPILHNRARIKVQPTAISRRKSGIKSSTAQPSGRCPKLSDNKENGMRVRKIFNNKKRRRNLSLNIRNNLPNAGPTR